The sequence below is a genomic window from Polynucleobacter sp. MWH-UH19D.
GGCACGGGTTGGTTTACCAGGCTCATGTTAAAGCTGGCTCCTTTCTAATTTCATGATGAAGCCATTTGCCTCTTCGCTCAAAAAAGGCTTGCTATCACTAGTAAGTCTTGCGGTCCTTTCAAGCAATTGTTTTGCAGATCGCATTAAGGATTTTGCAGATATTGCCGGTCAGCGCTCAAACCAATTGGTTGGCTATGGCTTGGTAGTCGGTTTGGATGGAACCGGTGACCAAACAACCCAAACCCCATTTACATTGCAAAGCGTATTGCAGATGATTGGTGTTCTGGGGGTTACTATTCCACAGGGCGGTGGCCAAACTCAGTTGCGTAATACCGCGGCGGTAATGGTTACAGCTGAATTTCCAGCATTAGCGCGCCCAGGTCAGCAAATTGACATCACTGTATCTTCTTTGGGTAATGCCACCAGCTTGAAAGGTGGAACATTGGTCATGACCCCTTTAAAGGCAGCTGATGGCCAAGTATACGCTCAGGGTCAAGGAAATATTGTAATCGGTGGATCAAGGGCTGCAACAGGTGGCGCTGCCACATCGGTGAATCATCTTAATGCCGGGCGAATTCCTTCAGGCGGTTTGATTGAAAAAGCAGTCCCATCACTACTGGCGGATGAGTTTATACAGCTTGACTTGCATAGAGCAGATTTTTCCTTAATGCAAAGGACGGCAGAAACAATCGGCAAGCGTTTTGGATTGGGAACTGCGTTGCCGGTTGATGCTAGAACTCTAAATGTACGCGTGCCAGTTGAGCCACTAAGACGTACTGCATTTATGGCAGCTCTGCAAGACTTGGATGTGCCAATGGTAAGTGGTCCAGCTAGGGTGATTTTGAACTCTAGAACAGGATCGGTGGTAATGAACCAAGCGGTCCAATTATCGCCATCAGCGGTAGCCCACGGAAACCTTACTGTAAAAGTTCAGCAAACCCCCACAACCAGTCAGCCACTTCCATTTAGTCGTGGACAAACTACTGTGACAACGCAAGATACCGCAACAATTAGTGATAGCGGCAAAGAAAATAGCTTGATATCAGTACCCTCAGGCGCTTCATTGGACCAGGTGGTGAAGGCCTTAAATATGATGGGCGCCACGCCGCAAGACTTAATTTCAATTTTGCAATCATTAAAGTCTGCTGGCGCCCTTAGAGCAGAGTTAGAGGTTATCTAATGTCTGCAATTAATCCTATTTCCTCACCGGTGGATCAGAGTAGTTTGCGGCTTGTTACGTCCAATAAAATTGATTTGCCAACATCGAGCAATGAAGAGAAGCTAAAAAAAGCCGCCCAAGGTTTTGAGCGCACGCTAATTCGCCAAATGTTAAGCACAGTCCGAAGCACCAATTTGCGCGGAACTGATGAAGCGAGCAATACATCAAAGTCCTATTTAGAAATCATGGATGATCATGTGGCCGATATGCTTTCTAAGGGCAATGGTATTGGTTTTGCAAACAAGATGGCTGAGCAATTAATTCAACAAGCCAATGCAGGAAAACTAATCGGATCGCCAGAAATAGCCGTTAAACCTTTAAATGCACCAAGAGAAGCTACGGTGTCCGCTGAAACTCTAAATGCCCTGAAAAGACCAGATGGTTTTATGGGTCCAGCGAAATAAGTAAGGAAGCAAATGGGTATCTATTCCATCACTGAATCGGCAATGGCTGGCTTGAATATTGCTCAAGCTGGGATTCTGACGACCTCGCAAAACGTAGCAGGCACTTCGGTTGAAGGATATTCTCGTCGCAATGCAAATGCATTAATGGATGCGCTTGCACCAAATTCATTGATGTTAAATGGTTCTAGTTTTGCGGTAGAGGGATTTACACGTCAATACTCATCTTTAATTGGGTCTCAATTATTGAGTCAGCAGGCAAAGTCGAGTTACTCTGACACCTTGGTTCAGTACACTAATTCCGTTGATAGTTTGGTTGCTGATAAATCTGCCGGTTTAAATACGGCTATCAGTGATTTTTTTAATGCTATGGGTGCCTATGCAGCCGACCCAACCAATAAGGCTATGGCTGGTGCAATAACTGGAGCAGCAAATGCGGTTGCTCAGCGCATGACTGGTATGAGTAATTTGGTGAGTCAAATAAAAAGCGATGCTCGAAGTGCGCTTGCAGATACTGTTGCTCAGGTGAATACGCTTTTGCCATCGTTGGCCAGTGTTAATCAAAAAATTGTAGAGGGAAACAATCCAGGCGTTAGCGCGCCTTCTGCGGATTTATTAGATGAGCGAGATCGATTGCTGTCTCAACTTCAGCAATTAGTTGGCGGTCAAAGTCTGATTAACTCGGATGGAACTGCAACTCAATTGGTTGCTGGCATGCCTTTGGTTGAGCGAGCAGTTGCCAATAAGGTAACTG
It includes:
- a CDS encoding flagellar basal body P-ring protein FlgI — its product is MMKPFASSLKKGLLSLVSLAVLSSNCFADRIKDFADIAGQRSNQLVGYGLVVGLDGTGDQTTQTPFTLQSVLQMIGVLGVTIPQGGGQTQLRNTAAVMVTAEFPALARPGQQIDITVSSLGNATSLKGGTLVMTPLKAADGQVYAQGQGNIVIGGSRAATGGAATSVNHLNAGRIPSGGLIEKAVPSLLADEFIQLDLHRADFSLMQRTAETIGKRFGLGTALPVDARTLNVRVPVEPLRRTAFMAALQDLDVPMVSGPARVILNSRTGSVVMNQAVQLSPSAVAHGNLTVKVQQTPTTSQPLPFSRGQTTVTTQDTATISDSGKENSLISVPSGASLDQVVKALNMMGATPQDLISILQSLKSAGALRAELEVI